In Streptomyces sp. HUAS ZL42, the DNA window ACTGCTCGGTCTCCACAAAGCCCGCGTCCGCGTCGTCGTCGGCGCCGAAGGCGTCGGCAGCGGCCGTGGGGTCGAATCCGGGCGGGCTGTCCTTCAGGGCCAGGCCCATGCCGGCCAGCTTCGCCTTGACCTCGTCGATGGACTTCGCACCGAAGTTACGGATGTCCAGGAGGTCGGCCTCGGAGCGGGCAACGAGCTCACCCACGGAGTGGATGCCCTCACGCTTGAGGCAGTTGTACGACCGAACGGTGAGCTCGAGCTCCTCGATCGGCAGCGCCAGATCGGCAGCGAGCGCGGCGTCCGTCGGGGACGGACCCATGTCGATGCCCTCGGCGTCGATGTTGAGCTCACGCGCCAGACCGAACAGCTCGACCAGGGTCTTACCGGCCGACGCCATGGCGTCACGCGGACGCATGGCCTGCTTGGTCTCGACGTCGACGATCAGCTTGTCGAAGTCGGTGCGCTGCTCGACACGGGTCGCCTCGACCTTGTACGTGACCTTCAGCACGGGGCTGTAGATGGAGTCGACCGGGATACGGCCGATCTCCTGGCCCACCTGCTTGTTCTGCACGGCGGAGACGTAACCGCGACCGCGCTCGACGGTCAGCTCCATCTCCAGCTTGCCCTTGCCGTTGAGCGTGGCGAGGACGAGGTCGGGGTTGTGCACCTCGACACCGGCCGGGGGCGCGATGTCGGCGGCGGTGACGAGACCCGGGCCCTGCTTGCGCAGGTACATCACGACCGGCTCGTCGTGCTCCGAGGAGACGACCAGCTGCTTGATGTTGAGGATCAGGTCGGTGACGTCCTCCTTGACGCCCGGCACGGTGGTGAACTCGTGCAGAACGCCGTCGATGCGGATGGACGTGACCGCCGCACCCGGGATCGAGGAGAGGAGCGTACGACGCAGGGAGTTGCCGAGGGTGTAGCCGAAGCCCGGCTCCAGCGGCTCGATCACGAACCGGGAGCGGAACTCGTCGACGACCTCTTCGGTCAACGAGGGACGCTGAGCGATCAGCATGTGTGGATCAGATCCTTCTTTCGTGGACGCCCGCTATTTGACGTCCGACGGAAACCGCACCTGTGAGAAGCGCGGGTACTGCAAGGGTACGGGCGATACGGCCCTTTTACGGTGCCGTACCGCCCGAAATCCCCAGCCCGACCGGCCGTGCGTCAGACGCGACGACGCTTCGGCGGACGGCAGCCGTTGTGCGGGGTCGGGGTGACGTCCTGGATGGAGCCGACCTCGAGGCCCGTGGCCTGCAGGGAGCGGATCGCGGTCTCACGACCGGAACCCGGGCCCTTCACGAACACGTCGACCTTGCGCATGCCGTGCTCCTGGGCGCGGCGGGCAGCCGACTCGGCGGCCATCTGCGCGGCGAACGGCGTGGACTTCCGGGAGCCCTTGAAGCCGACGTGGCCGGCGGAGGCCCAGGAGATCACGTTGCCGGACGGGTCCGTGATCGAGACGATCGTGTTGTTGAACGTGCTCTTGATGTGCGCGTGACCGTGAGCGACGTTCTTCTTTTCCTTGCGGCGCACCTTCTTGGCAGCGCCCTGACGTCCCTTGGGGGGCATCTATAACTCCTACGGGAGGTGGTCGGTCCTACAGCGAAGACCGTGGACAGGTGTCCGCTGCGGACTACTTCTTGCCCGGCTTCTTCTTGCCGGCGATGGCGCGACGCGGGCCCTTGCGGGTGCGGGCGTTGGTGCTGGTGCGCTGACCGCGGACGGGCAGACCGCGGCGGTGACGCAGACCCTGGTAGCAGCCGATCTCGACCTTGCGGCGGATGTCGGCCTGGATCTCGCGACGGAGGTCACCCTCGGTCTTGATGTTGTTGTCGACGTACTCGCGGATCGCGACGAGCTGCTCCTCGGAGAGGTCGCGAACGCGAGTGTTCGGGTCGATGCCGGTCTCGGCCAGCGTCTGCTGGGAGAGGGTCCGGCCGATGCCGAACACGTAGGTGAGGGCGACCTCCACGCGCTTGTCGCGCGGGATGTCAACACCGGAAACGCGTGCCATTCAATGGCTCCAGTTGATCTTCGGAGGTCTTCCGCAGAACCGGATCCCGGCCGCCGTACCAGGTACGAACCGGGTCCCCGGCCTCCGAACCGGGGGTGTCAAGCCGCTTGGCTTGGGCCCTGCAAATGAACATATTCAGCTTGCGTCGCGCGAATTCTGCGGAATGCAGAGGGTTGCGGTCGTGCGGTCAGCCCTGGCGCTGCTTGTGGCGCGGGTTCTCGCAGATGACCATGACCCGGCCGTGACGGCGGATCACCCTGCACTTGTCGCAGATCTTCTTGACGCTCGGCTTGACCTTCATGGGATGTGAGGTTCTCCGGGTCAGTTGCCGGCCGGCCCGCTCGCGCGGGACATGGGCAAGATCTACTTGTACCGGTAGACGATCCGGCCACGCGTCAGGTCGTACGGAGACAGCTCCACCACGACCCGGTCGTCAGGGAGGATGCGGATGTAGTGCATACGCATCTTGCCGCTGATGTGTGCCAGGACCTGGTGGCCGTTCTGGAGCTCGACCTTGAACATGGCGTTCGGAAGAGACTCGACGACAGTGCCCTCGATCTCGATGGCACCTTGCTTCTTGGCCACGCTTCGCCCTTCGAATCGACTACCTTGATCGACTCCCTCGCGTCCCTTGCGGGCGCATGCAGGCATGCGGATGCACGAGAGCCGACGAGTCAGTCTACGTCAGCGCATCCGGAAAGACGAATCGGGGAAGTCTGCCCTGCGGCGTAGATCGTTATGCCGCGAGTGCCTGCGGCGGTTGTGGGCAGTCGTTCCGCTGGGGCGATGGGGGAAGGCGGGCACAGCCGCACCCGCGTAGGCGAACCAATGATCACGCCGGCGGATCCGGCGCCGCCGCGATCCCGAGCTCCGCCAGTTTCGCCCTGCCCCCGTCCGGAGCCGTGAGCACCAGCAGGCCTTCCTCTGTCAGGGCAACCGAGTGCTCCCAGTGCGAGGACCACGTGCCGTCCGTCGTGATGACCGTCCAGTCGTCCGACAGAACCTCCGACCCAATTCCGGATGCCGCTCTCGCGGGCTCGGCGCCCGGGGCGCCTCACAAGCTTCGAGCGGCTGCGCCGGCCTCCGACCGGCGACCGAGCCATCGCCGCCCTCAGGCCAGCGGATCCGGCGCCGCCGCGATCCCGAGCTCCGCCAGTTTCGCCCTGCCCCGTCCGGAGCCGTGAGCACCAGCAGGCCTTCCTCTGTCAGGGCAACCGAGTGCTCCCAGTGCGAGGACCACGTGCCGTCCGTCGCGATGACCGTCCAGTCGCCCGACAGAACCTCCGACCCAATTCCGGATGCCGCTCTCGCGGGCTCGGCGCCCGGGGCGCCTCACAAGCTTCGAGCGGCTGCGCCGGCCTCCGACCGGCGACCGAGCCATCGCCGCCCTCAGGCCAGCGGATCCGGCGCCGCCGCGATCCCGAGCTCCGCCAATTTCGCCCTGCCCCGTCCGGAGCCGTGAGCACCAGCAGGCCTTCCTCTGTCAGGGCAACCGAGTGCTCCCAGTGCGAGGACCACGTGCCGTCCGTCGCGATGACCGTCCAGTCGCCCGACAGAACCTCCGACCCAATTCCGGATGCCGCTCTCGCGGGCTCGGCGCCCGGGGCGCCTCACAAGCTTCGAGCGGCTGCGCCGGCCTCCGACCGGCGACCGAGCCATCGCCGCCCTCAGGCCAGCGGATCCGGCGCCGCCGCGATCCCGAGCTCCGCCAGTTTCGCCCTGCCCCCGTCCGGAGCCGTGAGCACCAGCAGGCCTTCCTCTGTCAGGGCAACCGAGTGCTCCCAGTGCGAGGACCACGTGCCGTCCGTCGTGATGACCGTCCAGTCGTCCGACAGGACCTCCGTCTTCGGGGTGCCCAGGGAGACCATCGGCTCGATGGCGAGGCAGAAGCCGGGGACCAGCTTCGGCCCCTTGCCCCTGCGGCGGTCGACGTAGTTCAGCAGGTGCGGGTCCATGTGCATCTCGGTGCCGATGCCGTGGCCGCCGTAGTCCTCGATGATGCCGTAGCGGCCGCCGCCCGGCTTCGGCTGGCGGCGGATGTACGTCTCGATGGCCTTCGACACGTCCACCAGCCGGTTGCCCTGCTTCATCGCCGCGATGCCCGCCCACATCGATTCCTCGGTCACCCGGGAGAGCTCGATGAGTTCCGGGGCGTGACCCGAGCCCACGAACGCGGTGTAGGCGGCGTCGCCGTGCCAGCCGTCGATGATCGCGCCGCAGTCGATGGAGATGATGTCCCCGTCCTTGAGGACGACCTCGTCGGACGGGATGCCGTGGACGACGACCTCGTTCACCGAGGTGCAGATGGTCGCGGGAAAGCCGCCGTACCCGAGGAAGTTCGGCTTGGCGTTGTGCTCCGCGAGCACCTTGCGCGCGACCTGGTCCAGATCCTTGGTGGTGGCCCCGGGCACGGCCGCCTCGCGGGTGGCCGCGTGAATGGCCGCAACGACCAGCCCCGCCTCACGCATCTTGGCGATCTGCTCGGGGCTCTTGATCTGCACCATGGGGACGGGGGCCTTTCTTGGACGGAGTAAGGGGACGGACGCTTTCAAAGATACGGGCAGTCGTGCCCGCGAACCCCGGGCATGCGTGCCGCACGCAGCAGCCGCGGCCCCCTCGCAAGGGAACCGCGGCTACAGCAACGTACAAACGGCTACTTGACCTCGTGCTCGCGCTTCAGCCCCGCCAGCGCACGCCGGGTGACCTCGTCCACCGGCCCCATGGAGTCGATCGTCACGACCAGACCCTGCGCCTTGTAGTAGTCGATGATCGGCTCGGTCTGCGTGTGGTAGACCTCCAGCCGCTTGCGCACCGTCTCCTCGGAGTCGTCGTCCCGCTGGTACAGCTCCCCGCCGCAGACGTCGCAGACGCCTTCCTCGGCCGGGGCCTTGTACGACACGTGGAAGACGTGCGACGAGTCGTTGCGGCAGATGCGCCGGCCGGCGATCCGCTTGACGACCTCTTCCTCCGGTGCCTCCAGGTCCAGCACCGCGTCCAGCTTGATGCCCTCGGTCTTCAGCAGCTCGTCCAGTGCCTCGGCCTGCGAGACGTTGCGCGGGAAGCCGTCGAGCAGGAAGCCGTTCTCGGCGTCGGGCTGCTCCATGCGGTCCTTGGCCATCGCGATGGTGACCTCGTCGGGAACCAGATTGCCGGCGTCCATGTAGGACTTCGCGAGTTTCCCGAGCTCCGTCTGGCGGCTGATGTTGGCGCGGAAAAGGTCGCCCGTGGAGATGTGGGGAACGCGCAGCTTCTCTGCGAGGCGCGTAGCCTGCGTTCCCTTTCCGGCGCCCGGCGGCCCGACGAGGACGATTCGCATCAGCGGAGGAACCCTTCGTAATTGCGCTGCTGGAGCTGGCTCTCGATCTGCTTCACCGTCTCGAGACCCACACCCACGATGATCAGGATGCTGGTGCCACCGAACGGGAAGTTCTGGCTTGCCCCGAAGCCAACCAACGCCATCGTCGGGACGAGAGCAATCAGACCCAAGTACAGCGAACCCGGCCAGGTGATCCGGTTGAGCACGTACGACAGGTACTCAGCGGTCGGTCGGCCAGCCCGGATGCCCGGGATGAAGCCACCATACTTCTTCATGTTGTCGGCGACTTCCTCGGGGTTGAACGAGATCGCGACATAGAAGAAGGCGAAGAAAACGATCAGCAGGAAGTACATGGTGATGTAGATCGGGTGGTCACCCTTGACCAGGTTGGCCTCGATCCACGTCTTCCAGCCGGAGGTGCTGTTCGAGAACTGCGCGATCAGCGCCGGGATGTACAGCAGCGACGACGCGAAGATGACCGGGATCACACCCGCCTGGTTGACCTTCAGCGGGATGTACGTGGACGTACCGCCGTAGGACCGGCGTCCGATCATGCGCTTCGCGTACTGCACCGGGATGCGGCGCTGGGCCTGCTCGACGAAGACGACCAGGCCGACCATGACCAGTCCGACGGCGATGACGGTGCCGAACTCGATCCAGCCGCCCGCCAGGTCGCCCTGCTTCTTGATGGCCCACAGCGCGGACGGGAAGGTCGCGGCGATCGAGATGAACATCAGGATCGACATGCCGTTGCCGATGCCGCGGTCGGTGATGAGCTCGCCGAGCCACATCACGACGGCCGTACCGGCGGTCATGCAGACGACCATGGTGATGGTGGTGAAGATCGCCCGGTCGGGGACGATGCTCGACGCGACCGTGCAGCCGGAGAACAGGGCGCCGCTGCGGGCGGTGGCCACCAGGCCGGTGCCCTGCAGGATGGCGAGAGCCACGGTCAGGTAGCGGGTGTACTGCGTGATCTTCGCCGTGCCGGCCTGGCCCTCCTTCTTGAGGGCTTCCAGGCGCGGGATCACCACGGTCAGCAGCTGCAGAATGATGCTCGCCGTGATGTACGGCATGATGCCCAGCGCGAAGATCGTGATCTGCAGCAGCGCGCCGCCGCTGAACATGTTGACCAGACCGAAGAGGCCCTGGTTGCCGGACGCCTCGTCCACGCACTTCTGGACGTTGGTGTAGTCGACGCCCGGGATCGGGATGTGGGTACCGACCCGGTAGACCACGATGATCGCGAGCGTGAAGAGCAGCTTCTTGCGCAGGTCGGGCGTCCTGAACGCCCGGGCGAACGCGGTGAGCACGGTGCCTCCTGCGACCCCCGCGCAACTGCGTCAAGGGTGACGGTCTTGAGTTTCGACGAATACGAAAAAAGAACAGTGCAGGCCACCTTACCGGCGACTCTGCCCCCGTGGAACGACCAACCGGGGATACCCCATTGTGGGGTATCCCCGGTCGGGATCGCTCATGTCATCGAGGCGCCTGAGGTGTTTCAGACGAGCTCGGTGACCGTACCGCCGGCGGCGGTGATCTTCTCCTTGGCGGAGCCGGAGACGGCGTCGACCGTCACCTGCAGCGCCACGGAGATCTCGCCCTGGCCGAGGACCTTGACGAGGCTGTTCTTGCGCACGGCACCCTTGGCCACGAGGCCCTCGACCGTGACCTCGCCACCTTCGGGGTAGAGCGCGGCCAGCTTGTCGAGGTTCACGACCTGGTACTCGGTCTTGAACGGGTTCTTGAAGCCCTTCAGCTTCGGAAGACGCATGTGGAGGGGCATCTGCCCACCCTCGAAGCGCTCCGGAACCTGGTAGCGGGCCTTCGTGCCCTTGGTACCACGACCGGCCGTCTTACCCTTCGACGCCTCACCACGACCGACACGGGTCTTGGCGGTCTTGGCGCCCGGGGCGGGACGGAGGTTGTGGATCTTCAGCGGGTTGCTCTCCGCCATGATCAGTCGACCTCCTCGACCGTCACGAGGTGGCGGACGGTGTGCACCATGCCGCGGAACTCGGGGCGGTCCTCCTTGACGACCACGTCACCCAGGCGCTTGAGGCCCAGGGAACGCAGGGTGTCGCGGTGGTTCTGCTTGCTGCCGATGTAGGACTTCGTCTGCGTGATCTTGAGCTGCGCCACGATTACGCACCCGCCCCGGCACGCGCACGAAGCAGAGCCGCGGGGGCGACGTCCTCGAGCGGCAGACCGCGGCGGGCCGCGATCTCCTCGGGACGCTGCAGGCCCTTCAGGGCCTCCACGGTCGCGTGCACGATGTTGATCGCGTTGTCGGAGCCGAGCGACTTCGACAGCACGTCGTGGATACCGGCGCACTCGAGCACGGCGCGCACCGGACCACCGGCGATAACACCGGTACCGGGGGACGCGGGCTTGAGCAGCACGACGCCGGCAGCCTTCTCACCCTGGATGGGGTGCGGGATGGTGCCCTGGATCCGGGGGACCTTGAAGAAGTGCTTCTTGGCCTCCTCAACGCCCTTGGCGATGGCGGCCGGCACCTCCTTGGCCTTGCCGTATCCGACACCCACGGTGCCGTCACCGTCGCCCACCACGACCAGCGCGGTGAAGCTGAAGCGACGACCACCCTTCACAACCTTGGCGACGCGGTTGATCGCGACAACGCGCTCAACGTACGCGGTCTTCTCGGCGGCAGCTGCGCCGCCGTCACGGCCCTTCCGGTCCCGCCGCTCGCCGCCACCGGCACCGCCACCGCGGCGCTGGGGTCCAGCCATTGGATTACCTCTCTCTTTCCGCTAGCTACAAGCGGCTCAGAACTTGAGCCCGGCTTCGCGGGCGGCGTCCGCCAGGGCGGCGATGCGCCCGGCGTACTGGTTGCCACCACGGTCGAACACGACGGCCTCGACACCGGCGGCCTTGGCACGCTCGGCGACCAGGGCGCCGACCTGCTTGGCCTGCGCGGACTTGTCGCCCTCGCCACCGCGGATCGACGTGTCCAGCGTGGACGCCGACGCCAGGGTGTGGCCCTTGAGGTCGTCGATCACCTGCGCCACGATGTGGCGGTTGGAGCGGGTCACGACCAGACGGGGGCGCTCCGCCGTACCGGAGATCCGCTTGCGGATCCGGATGTGACGGCGCTTGATCGCGGCGCGCTTGTAGGCGTCGCCCTTCAGGATCTTCTGCCCGTATGCCATGGCTTACTTACCCGCCTTTCCGACCTTGCGGCGGATGACTTCGCCCTCGTACTTGACGCCCTTGGCCTTGTACGGGTCGGGCTTGCGCAGCTTGCGGATGTTGGCCGCAACCTCGCCGACCTTCTGCTTGTCGATGCCCTCGACCTGGAATCGGGTCGGGGTCTCCACCTTGAAGGTGATGCCCTCGGGGGCCTCGACCAGGATCGGGTGGCTGTAACCGAGCGCGAACTCGAGGTTCGAGCCCTTGGCGGTCACGCGGTAACCGACACCACTGATCTCGAGCTTCTTCACGTAACCCTGGGTCACGCCGGTGATCATGTTCGCCACCAGCGTGCGCGACAGGCCGTGCAGGGCCTTGCTCTGACGCTCGTCGTTGGGGCGGGTCACCTGCAGGGTGCCGTCCTCGCCCTTGGCGATCTCGATCGGCGCCACGACGGTGTGGGTCAGTTCGCCCTTGGGGCCCTTGACCGAGACCGTACGGCCGTCGATGGTGACGTCCACGCCGGCGGGAACCGCGATGGGGAGCTTGCCGATACGCGACATAGCTGTTTCCTCCGTTCCCTTCTGCTACCAGACGTAGGCGAGAACTTCTCCGCCTACGCCCTTCTTGCCGGCCTGCTTGTCGGTGAGGAGCCCGTGAGACGTGGAGATGATCGCCACGCCGAGGCCGCCGAGCACCTTCGGCAGGTTGGTGGACTTCGCGTACACCCGGAGACCGGGCTTGGAGATCCGCTTGATGCCCGCGATGGAGCGCTCACGGTTCGGGCCGAACTTCAGCTCGAGGGTGAGGTTCTTGCCGACCTCGGCGTCCTCGACTCGCCAGCCCGTGATGAAGCCCTCCTGCTGGAGGATCTCCGCGATGTGAGACTTGATCTTCGATGCCGGCATCGTCACGGTGTCGTGGTACGCCGAGTTCGCGTTCCGCAGACGCGTCAGCATGTCTGCGATCGGATCAGTCATGGTCATGAAGTGGCCTGTGGCCTCTCTCGCCGGGGTTTCCTGGTGCGCCATCCCTCTCCCCGATCCGAGACGGGACGGGTGCGGCGCGGTGGACCTACGGCGTAGTAAGTCGTACGGGCGACCGTCAGGCGCCCAACCCTCCAAGCCTAAGCCATGAAAGGGAGGGCGCCTGACACGCCCAGTGCTTACCGAGAGCCTCTGGAATCCCTAAATACCGGGATTACCAGGAGCTCTTGGTCACGCCCGGCAGCTCGCCACGGTGAGCCATCTCACGAAGGCACACGCGGCAGAGGCCGAACTTGCGGTACACGGAGTGCGGACGGCCGCAGCGCTGGCAGCGGGTGTAGCCACGCACACCGAACTTGGGCTTGCGAGCAGCCTTAGCGATCAGAGCCTTCTTCGCCATCTCGCTCACGCCTCCTTGAAGGGGAAGCCGAGGTGACGAAGGAGCGCACGGCCCTCAGCGTCGTTGGTCGCCGTGGTCACCACGGTGATGTCCATACCCCGGGTGCGGTCGATCTTGTCCTGGTCGATCTCGTGGAACATGACCTGTTCCGTGAGACCGAAGGTGTAGTTGCCACGGCCGTCGAACTGCTTGGGGGACAGACCACGGAAGTCGCGGATGCGCGGCAGCGCGAGCGACAGGGTGCGGTCCAGGAACTCCCACATGCGGTCGCCACGGAGCGTGACGTGGGCACCGATCGGCTGGCCCTCACGCAGCTTGAACTGCGCGATGGACTTGCGGGCCTTGGTGACGGCCGGCTTCTGACCGGTGATCGTGGTGAGGTCGCGGATGGCGCCCTCGATCAGCTTGGAGTCGCGGGCGGCGTCGCCCACACCCATGTTGACCACGATCTTGACGAGGCCGGGGATCTGCATGACGTTCTCGTACTTGAACTCGTCACGCAGCTTGCCCGCGATCTCCTCGCGGTACTTCGTCTTGAGACGCGGAGTGGTGGTGGTAGCCATCAGATGTCCTCACCCGTCCGCTTGGCAACGCGGATCTTGTTGCCCTCGTCGTCGAAGCGGTAACCGACACGCGTGACGACCTTGTTGCCGTCCTTCTCAACGACCAGCTGGACGTTGGAGACGTGGATCGGCGCCTCGGTCGTGACGATGCCGCCGGCCTGGGAACCGCGAGCGGTCGGACCGGCCTTCGTGTGCTTCTTGACCCGGTTGACACCCTCGACCAGGACACGCTCCTCGCGCGGGTAAGCGGCAATGACCTTGCCCTGCTTGCCCTTGTCCTTGCCGGTGATGACCTGGACCAGGTCGCCCTTCTTGATCTTCATGCTTACAGCACCTCCGGCGCGAGCGAGATGATCTTCATGAACTTCTTCTCGCGCAGCTCACGGCCGACCGGGC includes these proteins:
- a CDS encoding DNA-directed RNA polymerase subunit alpha; translated protein: MLIAQRPSLTEEVVDEFRSRFVIEPLEPGFGYTLGNSLRRTLLSSIPGAAVTSIRIDGVLHEFTTVPGVKEDVTDLILNIKQLVVSSEHDEPVVMYLRKQGPGLVTAADIAPPAGVEVHNPDLVLATLNGKGKLEMELTVERGRGYVSAVQNKQVGQEIGRIPVDSIYSPVLKVTYKVEATRVEQRTDFDKLIVDVETKQAMRPRDAMASAGKTLVELFGLARELNIDAEGIDMGPSPTDAALAADLALPIEELELTVRSYNCLKREGIHSVGELVARSEADLLDIRNFGAKSIDEVKAKLAGMGLALKDSPPGFDPTAAADAFGADDDADAGFVETEQY
- the rpsK gene encoding 30S ribosomal protein S11, with the protein product MPPKGRQGAAKKVRRKEKKNVAHGHAHIKSTFNNTIVSITDPSGNVISWASAGHVGFKGSRKSTPFAAQMAAESAARRAQEHGMRKVDVFVKGPGSGRETAIRSLQATGLEVGSIQDVTPTPHNGCRPPKRRRV
- the rpsM gene encoding 30S ribosomal protein S13, which gives rise to MARVSGVDIPRDKRVEVALTYVFGIGRTLSQQTLAETGIDPNTRVRDLSEEQLVAIREYVDNNIKTEGDLRREIQADIRRKVEIGCYQGLRHRRGLPVRGQRTSTNARTRKGPRRAIAGKKKPGKK
- the rpmJ gene encoding 50S ribosomal protein L36, which codes for MKVKPSVKKICDKCRVIRRHGRVMVICENPRHKQRQG
- the infA gene encoding translation initiation factor IF-1; this translates as MAKKQGAIEIEGTVVESLPNAMFKVELQNGHQVLAHISGKMRMHYIRILPDDRVVVELSPYDLTRGRIVYRYK
- the map gene encoding type I methionyl aminopeptidase, which gives rise to MVQIKSPEQIAKMREAGLVVAAIHAATREAAVPGATTKDLDQVARKVLAEHNAKPNFLGYGGFPATICTSVNEVVVHGIPSDEVVLKDGDIISIDCGAIIDGWHGDAAYTAFVGSGHAPELIELSRVTEESMWAGIAAMKQGNRLVDVSKAIETYIRRQPKPGGGRYGIIEDYGGHGIGTEMHMDPHLLNYVDRRRGKGPKLVPGFCLAIEPMVSLGTPKTEVLSDDWTVITTDGTWSSHWEHSVALTEEGLLVLTAPDGGRAKLAELGIAAAPDPLA
- a CDS encoding adenylate kinase, producing MRIVLVGPPGAGKGTQATRLAEKLRVPHISTGDLFRANISRQTELGKLAKSYMDAGNLVPDEVTIAMAKDRMEQPDAENGFLLDGFPRNVSQAEALDELLKTEGIKLDAVLDLEAPEEEVVKRIAGRRICRNDSSHVFHVSYKAPAEEGVCDVCGGELYQRDDDSEETVRKRLEVYHTQTEPIIDYYKAQGLVVTIDSMGPVDEVTRRALAGLKREHEVK
- the secY gene encoding preprotein translocase subunit SecY codes for the protein MLTAFARAFRTPDLRKKLLFTLAIIVVYRVGTHIPIPGVDYTNVQKCVDEASGNQGLFGLVNMFSGGALLQITIFALGIMPYITASIILQLLTVVIPRLEALKKEGQAGTAKITQYTRYLTVALAILQGTGLVATARSGALFSGCTVASSIVPDRAIFTTITMVVCMTAGTAVVMWLGELITDRGIGNGMSILMFISIAATFPSALWAIKKQGDLAGGWIEFGTVIAVGLVMVGLVVFVEQAQRRIPVQYAKRMIGRRSYGGTSTYIPLKVNQAGVIPVIFASSLLYIPALIAQFSNSTSGWKTWIEANLVKGDHPIYITMYFLLIVFFAFFYVAISFNPEEVADNMKKYGGFIPGIRAGRPTAEYLSYVLNRITWPGSLYLGLIALVPTMALVGFGASQNFPFGGTSILIIVGVGLETVKQIESQLQQRNYEGFLR
- the rplO gene encoding 50S ribosomal protein L15 → MAESNPLKIHNLRPAPGAKTAKTRVGRGEASKGKTAGRGTKGTKARYQVPERFEGGQMPLHMRLPKLKGFKNPFKTEYQVVNLDKLAALYPEGGEVTVEGLVAKGAVRKNSLVKVLGQGEISVALQVTVDAVSGSAKEKITAAGGTVTELV
- the rpmD gene encoding 50S ribosomal protein L30, which codes for MAQLKITQTKSYIGSKQNHRDTLRSLGLKRLGDVVVKEDRPEFRGMVHTVRHLVTVEEVD
- the rpsE gene encoding 30S ribosomal protein S5, which encodes MAGPQRRGGGAGGGERRDRKGRDGGAAAAEKTAYVERVVAINRVAKVVKGGRRFSFTALVVVGDGDGTVGVGYGKAKEVPAAIAKGVEEAKKHFFKVPRIQGTIPHPIQGEKAAGVVLLKPASPGTGVIAGGPVRAVLECAGIHDVLSKSLGSDNAINIVHATVEALKGLQRPEEIAARRGLPLEDVAPAALLRARAGAGA
- the rplR gene encoding 50S ribosomal protein L18, which encodes MAYGQKILKGDAYKRAAIKRRHIRIRKRISGTAERPRLVVTRSNRHIVAQVIDDLKGHTLASASTLDTSIRGGEGDKSAQAKQVGALVAERAKAAGVEAVVFDRGGNQYAGRIAALADAAREAGLKF
- the rplF gene encoding 50S ribosomal protein L6 produces the protein MSRIGKLPIAVPAGVDVTIDGRTVSVKGPKGELTHTVVAPIEIAKGEDGTLQVTRPNDERQSKALHGLSRTLVANMITGVTQGYVKKLEISGVGYRVTAKGSNLEFALGYSHPILVEAPEGITFKVETPTRFQVEGIDKQKVGEVAANIRKLRKPDPYKAKGVKYEGEVIRRKVGKAGK
- the rpsH gene encoding 30S ribosomal protein S8, whose protein sequence is MTMTDPIADMLTRLRNANSAYHDTVTMPASKIKSHIAEILQQEGFITGWRVEDAEVGKNLTLELKFGPNRERSIAGIKRISKPGLRVYAKSTNLPKVLGGLGVAIISTSHGLLTDKQAGKKGVGGEVLAYVW
- a CDS encoding type Z 30S ribosomal protein S14, with amino-acid sequence MAKKALIAKAARKPKFGVRGYTRCQRCGRPHSVYRKFGLCRVCLREMAHRGELPGVTKSSW
- the rplE gene encoding 50S ribosomal protein L5, with protein sequence MATTTTPRLKTKYREEIAGKLRDEFKYENVMQIPGLVKIVVNMGVGDAARDSKLIEGAIRDLTTITGQKPAVTKARKSIAQFKLREGQPIGAHVTLRGDRMWEFLDRTLSLALPRIRDFRGLSPKQFDGRGNYTFGLTEQVMFHEIDQDKIDRTRGMDITVVTTATNDAEGRALLRHLGFPFKEA
- the rplX gene encoding 50S ribosomal protein L24, coding for MKIKKGDLVQVITGKDKGKQGKVIAAYPREERVLVEGVNRVKKHTKAGPTARGSQAGGIVTTEAPIHVSNVQLVVEKDGNKVVTRVGYRFDDEGNKIRVAKRTGEDI